The sequence below is a genomic window from Salvelinus namaycush isolate Seneca chromosome 2, SaNama_1.0, whole genome shotgun sequence.
TATAACAGTCACCGGTTCAAGTGTTATCGCTGCACATAAAGGCTACTATTCCTATAATGGCATTACTGTTAAGTCTATGCACTGCAGAATCTGTATAGTCTTCCATTTTGCAACATGAGATGTCAATGATTTGCCCTAATGAGGGTTGGTGCCCTGAGGGTTGTTGAAAATAAAGCGCCATAGCTTTTGAGCATCACTGGGCAAGTGTACCTCATAGACAAATCTAAATCGTTATTTTTTAATGGAAAGTGCACAAACCACCCCCTCCTGTGCAAAACCTCAAACGGTTTCCTGCTAGGGCCAAGTTGCTTAGCAACGGAAATATGCAAGCAAATCCCTAGGTAACAGCAGGGTGAAGCTGGGGCGAAGaagggagggggaaggggaggagagaagaagggaggtgGGGGGGATGGTTGCGTGATTTGTCCTGGTCATGCTGCAGCTTTTggtcctcttgctctctctctctctctctctctctctctctctctctctctctctctctctctctctctctctctccctctctctctctctctctctctctctctctctctctctctctctctctctctctctctctctctctctctctctctctcacctcctgcAGACTGCAGTTCAGGGCGGTCCCTTTTCATGGCATAATTCCCACTTTTCCCAATCCATTTGTGCACTCAGAACAGAGGGGATGATTGTGTGGAATAGCTGCAGTGCTGCAGTGTGGGAAAAAATGCAGCCTAACTGTATTTCATCCCAGCCccctgcaaatcaaatcaaatgttatttttcacatgcgctgaatacaactggtgtagccATTACCATGAAAGAATTGCTTACGATCCTTTCCCAAtgatgcagagtttaaaaataataatagtaacaGAAGAGTAATAAAATAAAATGCGAAAGAATGGAgctactatatacagggagtaccagtaccagatcaatgtgcagaggtacgagatatttgaggtagatactgtgtgtacatttttttatttttttttaaatttaaccttatttaactaggcaagtcagttaagaataaatcattttttacaatgatggcctaccaaaagacaaaaggtttcctgcggggacgggggcctgggattaaaaatacaaataaatacaatataaatataggacaaaacacacatcacaacaagagagacaacacaacactacataaagagagacctaagacaacaacatagcaaggcagcagcacatgacaacacagcatggtagcaacacaacataacaaaaacatggtagcaacacaacgtggtagcagcacaaaacatggtacaaacattattgggcacagaaaacagcacaaagggcaagaaggtagagacaacaatacatcacacaaagcagccccaactgtcagtaaaagtgtccatgattgagtctttgaatgaagagattgagataaaactatccagtttgagtgtttgttgcggctcgttccagtcgctagctgcagcgaactgaaaagaggagcgacccagggatgtgtgtgctttggggacctttaacagaatgtgactggcggaacgggtgttgtatgtggaggatgagggctgcagtagatatctcagataggggggagtgaggcctaagagggtttaatAAATaagtatacagagatgaccagtttacagaggagaatagagtgcagtgatgtgtcctataaggagcattggtggcaaatctgatggccgaatggtaaagaacatctagccgctcgagagcactcttacctgccgatctataaattatgtctccgtaatctagcatgggtaggatggtcatctgaatcagggttagtttggcagcggGGGTGAAAGAgaagcgattacgatagaggaaaccatgTCTAgttttaactttagcctgcagctttgatatgtgctgagagaaggacagtgtaccgtctagccatactcccaagtacttgtatgaggtgactacctcaagctctaaaccctcagagctAGTAATAACACCtctgggaagaggggcattcttcttaacaaaccacatgacctttcttttggaggtgttcagaacaagattACGGGTAGAGAAAGCTTTTTGGACATTAAGAGAGCCTAGTTGTAGAGCTTTTAACAAAATCCCGgaaggggccagctgagtataagactgtatcatctgcatataaatggatgagagagcttcctactgcctgagctatgttgttgatgtaaattgagaagagcatggggcttaggatcgagccttggtgtactcccttggtgacaggcagtggctgagacagcagattttctgactttatacactgcactctttgagagaagtagttagcaaaccaggccaaagacccctcagagacaccaatactccttagcctggccacaagaatggaatggtctaccgtatcaaaagctttggccaagtcaataaaaatagcagcacaatattgcttagaatcaagggcaatggtgacatcattgaggacctttaaggttgcagtgacacatccataacctgagtggaaaccagattgcatacctgagagaatactatagacatcaagaaagccagtcagttgattattgacacgtttttccaacacttttgataaacagggcaaaatagaaataggcctataacacttaggatcagcttgatctcccctttaaataaaggacgaaccgtggctggctgccttccaagcaatgggaacctccccagaaaggagaggtaggcttggcgatgataggggcagcaaccttaaagaagaaagggtctaaaccatctgacccagatgttttttgggggtcaagtttaaggagctcctttagcacctcggactcagtgactgcctgcagggagaaactctgtagcggggcaggggaaaaagagggagaagcatcgaggatagtcgcattagaaggggtgttggaaatgaggaaatgttggacgggcaaggaggcatggctgagtcaacaggaatcctgacttaatgaactggtgattaaagagctcagccatgtgcttcttgtcagtaacaaccacatcatcaacattaagagACAGCTGTGAGGAgaagggtttattctccaggtctttaactgttttaCAGAatttcttggggttagacccatagagagagaactgctccttaaagtaactaactttggccttacagatagcctgagtgcacttatttctcatttgcctgaacgatagccagtcagcctgagtatgcatgTGCTGAGCCTTTCGCAAATTGCAATTCTtaaggtggagtaactctgcaagatcacggtcaaaCCAgcggctgaacctgtttttaattctcattttctttatgggggtgtgtttgttaacaataccactgaaaatatcaaaaaagaagttccaagcgtcttcgacagaggggatcaagctgattctatagcATTAAAGGTTTTTTTGAGCAACCATAAATTGACTATTtagcaatcttatggcttgggagtagaagctgtctcagagccaattttttttttgttaagttttaacctttatttaactaggcaagccagttaagatcaaattcttatttacaatgatggcctaggaacagtgggttaacagccttgttcagggccagaacaacaggtttttaccttgtcagctaggggattcgatctagcaatctttgagttactggcccaatgctctaaccattagcctacctgccgccccaatgctCTGGCAGTGTTTGCCGgacagtagcagagtgaacagtctatggcttgggtggctggagttttgTCAATTTTTCGGGCCTTTTCTTCTGACACCCCATGATATAGAGATCccggatggcagggagctcggccccaatgatgtactgggctgtcctcacCACCCCCTGTAGCGCTTTGCGGTCGAGGacggtgcatttgccataccaagtggggatgcagccagtcaagttgctctcgatggtgcagctgtagaacttgccaaatctttttagcctcctgagggggaagaagcTCTACCATGCCCTCTTCAAGACtgcgggtgtgtgtggaccatgttaagtccttagtgatgggCATTCAATCATGGGGAAAAATGTAGCACAATACAGTTTGCCCTTCAGATGAAAAGAGTGCAAGAATCTGATTTGCATTGGATTAGATATAATGGAGACCGGATGCCATTTTTAATGTGTGCCCTCTTTACATTGGCTCTCCTCTCATAAATGCACATGCCAATGCTTTGGTGACATCGTTGACATTTACCTTGATTGTGTACAGTGTGATCCAATGAAATTGcgctctcttctctttctcaagCGTGAGTGTATCTCCATCCATGTGGGTCAGGCTGGTGTCCAGATTGGCAATGCCTGCTGGGAGCTCTATTGTCTGGAGCATGGGATCCAGCCAGATGGTCAGATGCCCAGTGACAAGACCATCGGAGGAGGAGACGACTCCTTCAACACCTTCTTCAGTGAGACTGGAGCTGGCAAGCACGTCCCCAGGGCTGTGTTTGTGGATCTGGAGCCCACTGTCATTGGTACGATCTCTTTGTCTTGAAACAATGATGATGACACTATGGTATCTCCTTAGTCTTGAGCCCTCAGCTTACAGGTCTTTCTTTTTCCAGATGAGGTGCGAACTGGAACTTACCGCCAGCTCTTCCATCCTGAGCAGCTGATCACTGGAAAGGAGGATGCAGCCAACAACTACGCCCGTGGGCATTACACCATCGGCAAAGAGATCATAGACTTGGTTTTGGACAGGACTCGCAAACTGGTGAGAACTTACATATGATGTCGTACTAACATACACTCTACCCACATCTCTGTAAATTCTGTATCTTTATCCCTCCATAATGATCTGaaacatctctcctcctctccaggcTGACCAGTGCACTGGCCTCCAGGGCTTCCTGGTCTTCCACAGCTTTGGAGGTGGCACCGGTTCTGGTTTCACCTCCCTGTTGATGGAACGCCTGTCTGTTGACTATGGCAAGAAGTCCAAGCTTGAGTTCTCCATCTACCCAGCTCCCCAAGTGTCCACAGCTGTTGTTGAGCCCTACAACGCCATCCTGACCACCCACACCACCCTGGAGCATTCAGACTGTGCTTTCATGGTAGACAATGAGGCTATCTATGACATCTGCCGTAGGAACCTCGATATCGAGCGTCCCACCTACACTAATCTTAACAGGTTGATCAGCCAGATTGTGTCCTCCATCACTGCTTCCCTCCGATTCGATGGTGCCCTCAATGTTgatctgacagagttccagaccAACTTGGTGCCCTATCCCCGTATCCACTTCCCCCTGGCCACCTATGCCCCAGTGATCTCAGCAGAGAGGGCTTACCATGAGCAGCTCTCTGTGTCTGAGATCACCAACGCTTGCTTTGAGCCATGTAATCAGATGGTGAAATGTGACCCACGTCACGGCAAGTACATGGCCTGCTGTCTGCTGTACCGTGGTGACGTTGTGCCCAAAGATGTTAACGCTGCCATTGCCACCATCAAAACAAAACGCTCCATCCAGTTTGTAGACTGGTGCCCAACTGGTTTCAAGGTTGGTATCAACTACCAGCCCCCAACTGTGGTACCTGGTGGAGATCTGGCCAAGGTTCAGAGGGCAGTGTGCATGCTTAGTAACACCACTGCAGTGGCTGAGGCTTGGGCCCGCCTTGACCACAAGTTTGACCTGATGTATGCCAAGCGTGCTTTCGTGCACTGGTACGTAGGTGAGGGTATGGAGGAGGGAGAGTTCTCTGAGGCCAGGGAAGACATGGCTGCCCTGGAGAAAGATTATGAGGAGGTGGGTGTCGACTCcattgagggagagggagaggaggagggagaggagtatTAAAGTGAGTGACTTGATTCACCTTAGTCATATCACTAGCATGCTTATCactggtcagaagtttacatggcTCAGCTTTCCTTATTAGCGTTGGAAATGGCTAGCAAACACTGTCACACATCATAGATATTCATGCATTCCATTGGAACCGAAAGTTGTTAATGAAATTTGCTGTGGTTGTGTTCAGGGAATGTCATTGTGTTGCAATGGTTTTACTTTTTACggttttatgttattttacacTGCAGCGGTCTGTCCTCTTTTGTCTGTTATATGCAATAAATTACTGGAGGAGTTTTGCTTCttgtctttctttcttaatgtatttatttgtttttttcttcACTCACTAAAACTTACCACAGTGTTTCTCAAGAAGGAATCATTTGATTGTTGCAGTGTAATAACAATGTAGGTAGTAGATACATATTGTTACTTAGTTCTACAACTACCTGTTTGTGTAATTACACATTGAcaatttatatgtatatatttagcTGAACCTCACCCTAAAATTATTGTTTTATATCCGTGTGCAAATCTTTCAAAGTGCATGTTGCAAGAATACATAACTATGTAACAATGTGTACCTAAAACACTGTAATTACATTAGGAAATTAACATGTAATTAACATAACACTTATTGAAAAGTGGTGCAACTTGCTTTCCAGTAATGCTAATAGCCTACAATATAGCACAACCATCTGCATACAAATATAGATTTTATTCTTCAGGCATATCTAACAGCTttacaaaatattttttgcaGCAACCTGAGAAATGTCACCGGAATCAAAACAATCAAGAATGAAATGAACATTTTATTGCAGTAGAGTTgtgcatttatttttttattaacaacTGGTCTCCAGTGGCGTAGCGCAAATTCGGGGCCCCCCGCAAGGTCCAAGCAATGGACGTAATTTCTTTTGTCATGGGGAGGAGAGAAAAATTCAGTTTTATTGCTAATATCTtgctattttacacattttgccatgaggctaagAGAACATGTTGCTGTTTTAAGCTCAGGGATTCTTGAAAGACAGGACAATCTCAACTTTTTTCCCACAAATATTTGTCTTAATATTAACAAAATttgaaatatatacagtaccagtcaaacgtttggacacacctactcattccagggtttttctttatttttactatcatctacattgttgaataatagtgaagacatcaaaacgatgaaataaagtgtaaacaaatctaaatatatgttatatttgagattcttccaagtagccacccttcgccttgatgactgAGGCTCCCGAgcggcacagcggtctaaggcactgcatcgcagtgctagaggtgtcactacagaccctggttcgatcccggtaTCACAattggccgtgatcgggagtcccatagctATGCGCACAATTGGCGTCGTCCAGATTAggtcagggtttggccggggttggCCATCATTgcaaataggaatttgttctaaactgacctgcgtagttaaataaaaaatgacagctttgcacactcttggatttctctcaaccagcttcatgaggtagtcacctggaatgcatttcaattaacaggtgtgccttgttaaaagttcatttgtagaatttctttccttaatgcatttgagccaagtatgtatacagaagatagccctatttggtaaaagaccaagtccatattatggcaagaacagctcaaataagcaaagagaaatgacagtccatcattactttaagacacgtttcttcaagtgcagtcgcgaaaaccatgaagcgctatgatgaaactggctctcatgaggaccgccacaggaaaggaagacccagagttacctctgctcttACCAGCGTCTTAAATTGCAGCCTAAATGAATGCTTCACAGAGGTCAAGTAACAGACAcctctcaatatcaactgttcagaggag
It includes:
- the LOC120062066 gene encoding tubulin alpha chain-like, translating into MPSDKTIGGGDDSFNTFFSETGAGKHVPRAVFVDLEPTVIDEVRTGTYRQLFHPEQLITGKEDAANNYARGHYTIGKEIIDLVLDRTRKLADQCTGLQGFLVFHSFGGGTGSGFTSLLMERLSVDYGKKSKLEFSIYPAPQVSTAVVEPYNAILTTHTTLEHSDCAFMVDNEAIYDICRRNLDIERPTYTNLNRLISQIVSSITASLRFDGALNVDLTEFQTNLVPYPRIHFPLATYAPVISAERAYHEQLSVSEITNACFEPCNQMVKCDPRHGKYMACCLLYRGDVVPKDVNAAIATIKTKRSIQFVDWCPTGFKVGINYQPPTVVPGGDLAKVQRAVCMLSNTTAVAEAWARLDHKFDLMYAKRAFVHWYVGEGMEEGEFSEAREDMAALEKDYEEVGVDSIEGEGEEEGEEY